A region of the Chryseobacterium cucumeris genome:
ATTCCAACTGGTTTTCTTTTACTTTATCATAAAATGCCAGCTGTTCATTCAGAAAATGAACATCCGTTTTTTCGTCAAGTAACGGCAATAATGCTTTAATGGTTTCTTTGACATCTCCGGCAAGTCCTAAATCCAGTTTTGCTCTTCTTCCTAATCTTTCAGGACTTTCATCAATCTGGACGATTTTATTTTTTACAGGCATGAATTTCTGATAAGGAAAATCCGTCCCCAGGAGAATGACGAGATCAGCTTCATGCATGGCGTGATAGGCTGAAGGAAATCCTAACAGACCTGTAAGTCCCACTTCATTTGGATTATTGGGCTGAATAGCCATTTTCCCGCGGAATGAATATCCTACAGGTGCCTTTAACAGCTTTGACAAAGTGATCACCTCATCACGTGCTTCAGCAGCACCTATCCCGCAGTATAGGGTTACTTTTTTGCTTTTATTCACCAGTTCCGACAAACTTTTCAGCTCATCATCCGATGGTCTTATCACAGGATTGGTTTTAAAGATTTGGGTGGAAGTAGAGCCATCTTCGGCATCCAGCTCAGAAACATCTCCCGGAAGACCTATGACCGCAACTCCTTTTTTGGATATAGCATGCTGAATGGCGGTCTGCACGGTTCTCTGTACCTGTTCAGGTCTTGTAATCATTTGATTATAATAACTGCAGTCATCAAACAGCTTTATCGTATTGGTTTCCTGAAAGTAATCCATGCCCATTTCATCACTGGGAATGGTGGAGGCAATCACCAGCATAGGAACATGGGAGCGATGAGCTTCATACACTCCATTGATCAAATGAACGTGTCCGGGGCCGCAGCTTCCGGCACAAACTGCCAAACCATCAAGCTCAGCCTCTGCTGCTGCGGCATAAGCCCCTACTTCTTCGTGTCTTACATGAATCCATTGGATGCTGCTTTTTTTAACGGCAATATTCAGATGATTGAGACTGTCGCCGGTTACTGCATAAATTCTTTTCACATTGGCATTTTCGAGCATTTCAACAATCTGCTCTGCTATGTTTTTTGCCATAATTAGTCTGTTTTGGTGGTTATTTTTTGGTGAAAATAGTATTTGAGAAGAAGAAAATCTTCCTATCTCTATCAAATTTAACTAATAAAGTTGAGACTCCATCCCTAACTCGATGTTAAAAAATTGTAATTTAATTTTGATTCTATTGAAACCTCACGGGTTTTGAAAACCCGTGAGGTTTCATTTCCATGTAAAACAAAACAGCCACCAAAAAGGCAGCTGCTTATATCATATGTTTCGGATTTTACATTACTATTTCAATCTGATTTCTCAACAAATCTTCAAACTCGTCTCTTTTACGGATCAAATGAGCTTTTCCGTCTAAGAATAATACTTCTGCTGGCTTTAATCTAGAATTGAAGTTTGAACTCATTTCAAAACCGTAAGCTCCTGCATTATGGAAAGCAAGAATATCTCCTTCTCTTACCTCATTCAGTTTTCTGTCCCATGCGAACGTATCTGTTTCGCAGATATTTCCTACTACCGTATAAATTCTTTCTGCACCTTTTGGATTGGACAGGTTTTCAATCATATGGTAAGAATCATAGAACATTGGGCGGATCAGATGATTAAATCCGGAATTCACTCCAACAAAAACAGTAGCTGTTGTCTGCTTGATCACATTAGCTTTCACTAATAAATATCCACTTTTCCCCACCAGGAATTTTCCAGGCTCAAACCATAATTCGAATTTTTTTCCTGTAGATTTTGAAAATTCAGAAATTACTTTCTCTACTTTTTTACCTAATGTTTTCACATCAGTTTCTTCTTCACTATCCTGGTAAGGGATTTTGAATCCGCTTCCCATATCCAGATATTTCAGGTTCGGGAAATGCTCAGAAAGCTCCAGCATAATCTCCAAAGCCTGAAGGAATACATCCGGATCTTTTATTTCACTTCCCGTGTGCATGTGAAGACCTTCAACATTAAGGTTGGTACTCTTCATCACTCTTTCGATGTGACGAACCTGGTGAATAGAAATCCCGAATTTACTGTCGATGTGCCCAGTTGAAATCTTATAGTTACCTCCTGCAAAAATATGCGGATTGATTCTTACTAAAATCGGATAGGTATTTCCGTATTTATTCCCGAATTGCTCAAGAATAGAAATGTTATCAATGTTAATATGAACTCCAAAAGTCATTGCTTCCTCTATTTCAGCAAGGTCAACACAGTTGGGTGTAAATAATATCTTTTCTTTCGAAAATCCTGCCTTTAATCCCAGCTTAACTTCGTTGATAGATACACAATCCAAAGATGCACCCAAATTCTTGACATACTTAAGAATATTGATATTGGTCAAGGCCTTCGCTGCGTAGAAGAACTTAGTATGTTTTAAAAATGAAGAAGTAAGTTTTTCGTATTGAATTTTGATGGATTCAGCATCATAAACATACACCGGTGTGCCAAACTCATTGGCAATCTTTAATAATTCTTTTGAATTCATAATTTCATTTTAACATAAAAAAAGGCAGATTCTTCGAAAAAGAGCCTGCCACATTGATTATTTTTTTATGCAAGACAACTCTTTTAAATATTCCAAACCTTAGAGAACTTTACAGTTCCCTTTTTTCCAGTTTTATTTTGTTTAAAATTTTGCATTGCTACTATTTATTTTTTGCAAAAATACTATTTATTTTTTATTTCAGTACAATTGATTTGAATGGCATGGTCTGCAGAATAAAACTTATAACATGAAGACACTCTATCACTTCGGCAGTGGTAAGGTCTCAAAATCCGCTCGAAGAAGTGCCAGCTGCAGTTCGTTATTCAAATCTGTAGAAGACAGCGGAAGATCAATTTTCAGTTTAGCCAGCTTACTCAGCGTCTGAATCTGTGTAAACAATTCATAGAAGCCAAATGAAACCACTTTTCCGTTTTCTATAATTAAAAACAGTTTTTCTCCTAATTTTCTTCCCGGCCCGAGCCATAGCTCATTTCTTTTTCTGAATTCAATTTTTTGTTTCAAGACAGAAAAATCTTTAAATTCTTCCTGAGAACCAATAAACTGAACAGCTTTTGTTCCCTGGGTAAATGACCTGAATTTCAAGACCGGCTTCTCAGTTTTATTAAGCTTATTTTTCTCAACTACATATTTATTATTCCTGAAATATAATCCGAAAGGTAAGACCTCTTTCTTTTTAATATTCTTGGAATTAAGAATCAGTTTGGCAATAATATCTGTTCCTGTAAGCTCAAAATTAATCTGTTCAACATCTTTCTGGATCTGCTCCCATTTTTTTGATTTCGAATTGAAAACCTTTTTGGAAAATTTGTTGATATCCTGAACGTAATCAGAAAACATAATACGTCCTGCTTCATCCTGAAAATACACAAAACCTTTGTCATTAGGAAGATCCTGTGTAAGTTCTTTGATCTTGTTGATATACGTTTTGGCATTAGACTCATCATGCTGCTTCTGAATAATCTCATTTTCAATATCTTTTGAGATCAGAAGTTTGAAAAGTTCTAATGTAGCTCTTGCATCGCCTTCCGCCCTGTGATGGTTGGTCAATGGAATACCCAATGATTTCACCAGTTTTCCCAAGGAATAACTTACTTCATCAGGAATCAGTTTTTTTGCTAACGGAATTGTATCTAAAGTATTGATTTTAAAATCATAACCAAGCCTTTTGAATGACTGGCGAAGCATCCTGTAATCAAAATCAATATTATGACCTACCAAAGTTGTATTCTGAGTAATTTCTATCACTCTTTTGGCAATTTCATGAAATTTCGGAGCAGTCTTGACCATTTTTGGGGTAATACTGGTCAGCTTCTGTACAAAAGGAGTAATATCACCTTCGGGGTTTACAAGGGATATAAACTGATCTGTAATTTTCTGACCGTCATATCTGTAGATGGCGATATCTATAATGCATTCATTTCTATAACCTGCACCATTACTTTCTATATCTATAATTGAATACATGAATGTGTGTTAACTGCTGTTTTTCTAGTTTACTATTTAGACCTGCTTTTATTCCCCAATAAAATAAGGCTCTGTTTTTTACTGTTATGTAAAGATAACCTGCTAAAATAACAAAAAATATATCAAAACACAGCAGGTTAGCTTTCAAAATTATCTTCTTCTGCCTCCCAGCCCGAACATTCCGAGAATAGCTTTTGCTCCTTCCCTCATTAAAGTAGAGGTAAAGGTACGGCCAGCCTTACTCTGTAAAACCTGTTCGAACATTCCGGGTTCTTCTTTTACGGGTTTTGCCTTCTGTGCAGGTGCGGGGTTTTGTGCTGCCTGTTCCATTCTGGTGGTCAGCATTTCGTAGGCAGACTCTCTGTCTAATGCCTGCTCATATTTTGCTACCATTGCTGATCTGGAAGTAAGATCGGAGACTTCCGCCTCACTCAGAACATCCATTCTCGATTCGGGAGAAATCAGGTAAGTATGCACTAATGGTGTCGGTATTCCTTTTTCATCCAGAGCTGTCACAAATGCTTCTCCAATTCCCAGATTCTGGATCAGGCTGGAAGCTTCGTAATATTCTGTGGTAGGATAGTTTTCAACGGCTTTGGTAATTTCTTTTTTATCTTTTGCAGTAAATCCTCTTAAAGCATGCTGTATTTTTAATCCCAATTGAGAAAGGACATTTTCTGGAACATCCCCGGGAATCTGGGTAATAAAATAAATTCCTACTCCTTTGGAACGGATTAATTTCACCATTGTTTCGATCTGTGAAAGAAGAGCTTTGGAAGCTTCATCAAAAATCAGATGGGCTTCATCAATGAATAATACCAGCTTTGGTTTCCCACTGTCTCCTTCTTCCGGAAACGTCATATAAATTTCAGCAAAAAGCGAAAGCATAAACGTTGAGAAAAGCTGTGGCTTATTCTGAATATCTGCTACTCTTAAAATATTAACCACTCCTTTTCCATCTCTTGTTTCCAGTAAATCATGAACATCAAAACTTAATTCACCGAAAAATCCTGCTGCTCCCTGCTGCTCCAAAGCTACAATAGATCTTAAAATAGCACCGAGAGAGGCTGATGCAATGGATCCGTAATTGGCTGCAAGCTCAGCTTTTCCCTGTGCATTATCCGTTACATACTGAAGTACTTTCTTCAGATCATTAAGGTCAATTAAAGGAAGTCCTTTATCATCACAGTATTTGAAGACAATAGACATGATGCTTTGCTGCGTATCATTCAATTCAAGGATTTTGCTTAATAAAACAGGCCCGAATTCTGTAACGGTAGCCCTCAGTTTCACTCCTTTTCCTCCGGAAATACTCATCAATTCTGCAGGAAAGCCTTGGGGATTATAAGGAAGCTGTGTCTTCGCATATCTTTCCTCAATGATAGGATTCATTTGTCCTGCTTCTGCAATTCCGGAAAAGTCTCCTTTAATATCCAGAACGAGAGACGGAATTCCTGCGTGAGAAAGCTGTTCTGCGAATACCTGTAATGTTTTTGTCTTACCGGTTCCGGTAGCTCCTGCAATAAGACCGTGGCGGTTAATCGTTTTCAGGGGAATGGTTACGTTTACTTCCGTAACAACTTCTCCATCCAACATCCCTTTTCCTAATATTATATGTTCTCCTTTAGGAGTATATCTAGCGTTAAGTTCTTCAATAAATTGTGTTTTGTCTGCCATTTGATCGCTTTTTTAACTTATAAATATAGAATTTTTTAGAAAAATTTGAGTAAATAAAATAATATAATGATTAAATTATATTCTAAGTTCCCTAAATTTATTTTTTAATTTAGCCTTGAGAACAACATATATACCACACATGATGTCATTAAAAAAAATTCTACTCGTTATTTTTGCTTTTTCCTCCACCTTGTTTCTTGCTCAGAAAAGAAATGGCCCTGTTAATTTACAGATTAAAGGCGATTACACCCACTTGCCGACATCAGCCGTTTTCCCAGTTTTATGGTCTGGCTTTCAAAGAGAAGAAATAGTATCTTATGATCTACAGAATAAGCACATTGTGGTAAGCTATGTACAACAACACCGTAAAAAAAGTAAAACGGTCCTGACCTTATATATTTATCCTAAAAAATTAGTTGACAACCAGCTTTTGAGAGATGAATTTTCCATATATGAAACGGTTCTGAATCAGAATTCCAATAAAAGTGTAGACTTAAAACCTATGTTTGGAAATATATCCAATGATAAGGTAAAAGTAAACTATATCTATTCAATTTTTGATCATTCAATGGGTGAACGTGATTTTTTCAAAGGTGTAAAATATACTGATAAGAAGTCACTCCTTTCTATTTATGAATGTGGAGGATGGGGCTTTAAAATCCGAGGATCAAGCGATGAAATGACCCGTGATCAACTGTCTGAACTCAAAAACAAAGCTGAGACCTATTTTGGTGTATTGGATATCGCTGCTAAAAAAACTCTTCCTATTAGCCATACTCCGGATATCATCTTATCTCCTGTTATCAAAAGAGATTCCATGATGACTAATGCTGTGCTTGCTTCGGTGTATGCAAAAACAAAATGGCTGGGAGAAAATGCAGATAAAAAAGAACTTCTGACAGGCTTCAATGATATGAATATCGAGTCTGAAGTATATGCCATAGACAAAATGATAGAATTCTATAAAACTCATGAAACAAAGTGGCCGATGCACGAAGACACTAAAAAATATTTTGGTGAGATAATTAGATTAGCAGACAACGGAAAAATTAAAGATTACCTCTATGACAAGTACAAAAGACTGATCCGTTATGATGAAGGAGAAGCTAATAAAGAGGAATATCTCCAATTCAAAACAGAGAAGAACATTACAGAAAACACCAATGAAATTCTGTACAAAATATATTATCAGATAGAGTAAAATGAATGCTTTAAAGACATTGTTCCAGAAGCAGGACATGATATAAAACAGCATTTGCCAATTGACATTATGTAAGGCATCCTTTTTGCTAAAAAAACGACACATACTAAACATATGTTTAACAAAGTATTGAAAGAAACTATCAATGGAATTTAACATTTCATTTAGAATTGATCTAATACTTCGTATCTTTAACTCATTAAAAAAAGACCCAATGAAAATTGAACAAATATATACGGGCTGTCTGGCTCAGGGTGCCTATTATATTGTATCAGAGAATGAAGCTGTCATTATTGATCCTTTAAGAGAAGTAAAACCCTATCTGGATCGCCTGGAAAAAGATAATGTCACTTTAAAATATATTTTTGAAACTCATTTCCATGCTGATTTCGTATCCGGACATTTGGATTTAAGCAAGAAAACAGGTGCTCCGATTGTATACGGACCTACTGCTGTTCCGGAATTTGACGCTATTATTGCTGAAGATAATCAGATTTTTGAGATAGGAAAAGTGAAAATAAAGGTACTGCACACACCGGGACACACCATGGAAAGTAGTACTTACCTTTTAATAGACGAAAATGGTGTTGAAACGGCAATTTTCACAGGTGATACATTGTTTCTGGGAGATGTAGGAAGACCGGATCTTGCCCAAAAGGCGACTAATCTTACCCAGGAGGATCTTGCGGGAATTCTATATGACAGTCTTCAGAGCAAAATCATGCCATTGGATGACAGCATCACTGTTTATCCGGCTCACGGCGCTGGTTCTGCCTGTGGAAAGAATATGCAGAAGGAAACTGTTGATATTCTGGGGAACCAGAAAAAAAACAATTATGCTCTTAACCAACCGGACAAAGAGTCTTTCATCAGAGAAGTTCTGGATGGTTTAACAGCTCCACCGAAATACTTCGGAATGAATGTCGCTTTAAATAAAGGTGGCTATGAAAGTCTTGATGTTGTAATGAACAAAGGACTACAGCCTGTTGAAGCGGAGGACTTTGAAGCTTTGGCGGAAGAAACAGGAGCATTAATTTTAGATACAAGAGGAGCTGCGGACTTCCATAAAGGATTTGTCCCCAACTCTATCAATATAGGACTGAAAGGAGATTTCGCCCCATGGGTAGGAACTCTTATTGTAGATGTAAAACACCCTTTATTATTAATTACTGATGAAGGAACTGAAGAGGAAGTGATCACCAGACTAAGCAGAGTAGGTTTTGATAATGTGATAGGATACCTGAAAGGCAGTTTTGAAGCATGGAAAAATGCAGGTAAGGAAACGGATGAAATCAAAAGAATTACTCCGGCTGAATTTGCAGAACAATTTACAGCAGACGCTACAGTAATTGATGTAAGAAAACTTACGGAGTATTCCGCAGAACACATTGACAATGCTTATAACAAGCCACTAGACACTATCAGTGACTGGGCTCGTACCATTGATGATTCTGAACATTTCTTCCTGCACTGCGCAGGTGGGTACAGAAGCATGATTGCCGCAAGCATTCTTAACTCACACGGAATCAGGAATTTTACTGAAATAGAAGGTGGTTTTAACGGGATCAAAAAAACGGAAAGACTGCCAACTACCGATTTCGTATGCCAATCTAAGACCCTGTAAGATCATGAAAATTCAGTTTTCCGGATTAATTTTAGTGTTAGCTTTTATGCTAAGTAGCTGTAAGACATCACCTACAACAGCAATTCCTACTGCCAGCATTAAAGAAGTAGTCAACAGTCCTGAGGTAACACTGGTAGATGTCAGGATTCCGGAGCAGTATGCTGCAGGAACAGCAAAAAATGCGATCAATATTCCTTTGGCAGAGATTCAAAACAACATAGAAACTTTAAAAGGAAAAAAAGTTGTTGTATTTTGCAATAAAGGAATTCAGGCAGATCAGGCTATGGAAATTCTGAAGAAAAATGGTGTGGAGGCTTATGATGGTACAACCTGGAAAAATGTAAAAGCGATTCAGGACGAAACAAACAAAAAAGCAAACTAATACAACCCAATATGTCACAAAAATTTCAGGAAATTATAGATTCCGAAAGACCTGTTCTGATAGATTTTTTCGCAACATGGTGCCAGCCTTGTAAAGTACAGTCTTCGGTATTAAATACGGTAAAGGAAAACATTGGCGAAGGGGCCAGAATTTTAAAAGTAGATGTAGATCAATATCCCGCATTGGCTGCTCAATACGGAGTGCGCGGGGTTCCTACACTGGCCATTTTCAAAAAAGGAGAAATGCTATGGAAGGAAAGTGGTGTTCATGATGTGAATACCCTCACCCAACTTTTACAACAATACGCTTAAAACTGTGATTTTTCACAGTTTTTTGCTTTTTATAATTTCCGCAGATCGCACAGATCTCCACAGATAATTACGCTTGTTTTTCTTTATATAGAAATTAAAAATCTGTGAAGATCTGCGAGACCTGTGGGGAAAATCTAAAACTCAATAGAAAAAGAATCACGGTCATTCAAAAACTGGAAATGTTTTCTAAAGTCCTTCAATTCCTCCAGGTATAGTTCTGCAGATACGAAATTTCCCTGTTTCTGAGAAATTTCTTTTCCATCACCAAAGAAGCAGTGAGAACTTTCCTGATATAACAGATCATTTCCATCAGTTCCTATTCTGTTGAGACCAAATACAAAAGATAAATTTTCAATAGCTCTGGCTTTCAACAGATGCTCCCAGGCTCCTACTCTCTTCTCGGGCCAGTTGGCAACATATAAAATGGCATCATAATCATCATTATTTCGGGCAAAAACAGGAAATCGAAGATCATAACATACCTGAAGCAGGAAACGTATTCCTTTGTATTCAACGATTACTCTTTCTTTTCCCGGTGTGTAGACCTTATCTTCTCCGGAAAAAGAGAACAAATGCCTCTTATCATAAAAAGAGATTTCGCCATCCGGCTTCACAAAATACATCCTGTTGTAGAAGTTTCCATTTTGTTCTACCGGAGCACTTCCGCAGAATGCTGCATTTTTCTCTTTTGAGATCTTTTTCAAAAATTCCAGCGATTCATTATTCCTGTCTGATACTTCGGAAGCATCCATACAGAAACCTGTTGAAAACATTTCAGGAAGAAGAAACAGATCTGCCTCCACATTCAGCAGTTCACTTTCTATCCGTGCAAAATTCTCAGTTTTATTTTTCCAGATGATATCTAAATTTAGCCCTGCAACTTTCATCTTTTATTCTTTTAAATTATTTCAAATATGAAGTATAAAAATACAGCTTTTATCTTTACAAAAGGAGAATTAAATGGTTGAAAAAGTAGTTTTCCACACAAAAATCGGGCACTATTTCTTAATAATGTATTAAAGTCAACCATTTTTATACTATTGCCGTTCTTTCGGTTTCATTTTTGATAGAAATATTTTTTATTATTATCCTTAAAATTAAAAATTTATGAAGAAATTGTTTTTTATGGTGGCGATCTTCTTTTTTGGTGCTATGGCTAATGCTCAGGCCTGGACAGGAAAGGGAGATCAGAAAATACAACTGGGGCTGAGCGCCTGGGGATATGGAACCGGAATTACGGGAACTTACGACTATGGACTCAACAAACTTATTTCAGTGGGTGCCGGGATCAATGGGTATTTTGACAATTACAAAGACAACGATAAGGATAATCGTGTTTTTGTTTTCGGAAGACTGAACTTTCATTTGCAGGAAGCCCTGAATCTTCCTTCAAAATGGGACATTTATCCTGGTGTAGACCTTGGAGTGCTTGGAAGAGACTTTGGAGTAGGCGCTCACATCGGAGCCCGTTATTTCTTCACAGAGAAAATTGGGGTTTTTGCAGAAGTAGGCAACAATGGCAGTCTTGGCGTTTCTTTCAATTTATAATCAAATCGTCTTTAAATATGACAAAGCTTCTCGTTTCGGGGAGCTTTTTTATTTGGCATAGTTTTGATAATTGTTACCTTTGCAAATTAAAATCTAAAATTTATTAATGGAAATAGCAATCAAACTTTTTCAGTTCATTCTGAGCATCTCTATACTTGTGCTTCTTCATGAGCTTGGGCATTTTTTACCGGCAATATGGTTCAAGACCAGAGCAGAGAAGTTTTTCCTGTTTTTTGATCCTTACTTCTCCATATTCTCCATGAAGAAAATCAACGGAAAATGGCAGTATAAATTTTTATCAAAAAA
Encoded here:
- a CDS encoding thioredoxin family protein — protein: MSQKFQEIIDSERPVLIDFFATWCQPCKVQSSVLNTVKENIGEGARILKVDVDQYPALAAQYGVRGVPTLAIFKKGEMLWKESGVHDVNTLTQLLQQYA
- a CDS encoding nitrilase family protein; translation: MKVAGLNLDIIWKNKTENFARIESELLNVEADLFLLPEMFSTGFCMDASEVSDRNNESLEFLKKISKEKNAAFCGSAPVEQNGNFYNRMYFVKPDGEISFYDKRHLFSFSGEDKVYTPGKERVIVEYKGIRFLLQVCYDLRFPVFARNNDDYDAILYVANWPEKRVGAWEHLLKARAIENLSFVFGLNRIGTDGNDLLYQESSHCFFGDGKEISQKQGNFVSAELYLEELKDFRKHFQFLNDRDSFSIEF
- a CDS encoding helicase HerA-like domain-containing protein, which translates into the protein MADKTQFIEELNARYTPKGEHIILGKGMLDGEVVTEVNVTIPLKTINRHGLIAGATGTGKTKTLQVFAEQLSHAGIPSLVLDIKGDFSGIAEAGQMNPIIEERYAKTQLPYNPQGFPAELMSISGGKGVKLRATVTEFGPVLLSKILELNDTQQSIMSIVFKYCDDKGLPLIDLNDLKKVLQYVTDNAQGKAELAANYGSIASASLGAILRSIVALEQQGAAGFFGELSFDVHDLLETRDGKGVVNILRVADIQNKPQLFSTFMLSLFAEIYMTFPEEGDSGKPKLVLFIDEAHLIFDEASKALLSQIETMVKLIRSKGVGIYFITQIPGDVPENVLSQLGLKIQHALRGFTAKDKKEITKAVENYPTTEYYEASSLIQNLGIGEAFVTALDEKGIPTPLVHTYLISPESRMDVLSEAEVSDLTSRSAMVAKYEQALDRESAYEMLTTRMEQAAQNPAPAQKAKPVKEEPGMFEQVLQSKAGRTFTSTLMREGAKAILGMFGLGGRRR
- a CDS encoding MBL fold metallo-hydrolase, producing MKIEQIYTGCLAQGAYYIVSENEAVIIDPLREVKPYLDRLEKDNVTLKYIFETHFHADFVSGHLDLSKKTGAPIVYGPTAVPEFDAIIAEDNQIFEIGKVKIKVLHTPGHTMESSTYLLIDENGVETAIFTGDTLFLGDVGRPDLAQKATNLTQEDLAGILYDSLQSKIMPLDDSITVYPAHGAGSACGKNMQKETVDILGNQKKNNYALNQPDKESFIREVLDGLTAPPKYFGMNVALNKGGYESLDVVMNKGLQPVEAEDFEALAEETGALILDTRGAADFHKGFVPNSINIGLKGDFAPWVGTLIVDVKHPLLLITDEGTEEEVITRLSRVGFDNVIGYLKGSFEAWKNAGKETDEIKRITPAEFAEQFTADATVIDVRKLTEYSAEHIDNAYNKPLDTISDWARTIDDSEHFFLHCAGGYRSMIAASILNSHGIRNFTEIEGGFNGIKKTERLPTTDFVCQSKTL
- a CDS encoding rhodanese-like domain-containing protein; the protein is MKIQFSGLILVLAFMLSSCKTSPTTAIPTASIKEVVNSPEVTLVDVRIPEQYAAGTAKNAINIPLAEIQNNIETLKGKKVVVFCNKGIQADQAMEILKKNGVEAYDGTTWKNVKAIQDETNKKAN
- the lysA gene encoding diaminopimelate decarboxylase, with the protein product MNSKELLKIANEFGTPVYVYDAESIKIQYEKLTSSFLKHTKFFYAAKALTNINILKYVKNLGASLDCVSINEVKLGLKAGFSKEKILFTPNCVDLAEIEEAMTFGVHINIDNISILEQFGNKYGNTYPILVRINPHIFAGGNYKISTGHIDSKFGISIHQVRHIERVMKSTNLNVEGLHMHTGSEIKDPDVFLQALEIMLELSEHFPNLKYLDMGSGFKIPYQDSEEETDVKTLGKKVEKVISEFSKSTGKKFELWFEPGKFLVGKSGYLLVKANVIKQTTATVFVGVNSGFNHLIRPMFYDSYHMIENLSNPKGAERIYTVVGNICETDTFAWDRKLNEVREGDILAFHNAGAYGFEMSSNFNSRLKPAEVLFLDGKAHLIRKRDEFEDLLRNQIEIVM
- a CDS encoding DUF6646 family protein is translated as MKKLFFMVAIFFFGAMANAQAWTGKGDQKIQLGLSAWGYGTGITGTYDYGLNKLISVGAGINGYFDNYKDNDKDNRVFVFGRLNFHLQEALNLPSKWDIYPGVDLGVLGRDFGVGAHIGARYFFTEKIGVFAEVGNNGSLGVSFNL
- a CDS encoding PolC-type DNA polymerase III encodes the protein MYSIIDIESNGAGYRNECIIDIAIYRYDGQKITDQFISLVNPEGDITPFVQKLTSITPKMVKTAPKFHEIAKRVIEITQNTTLVGHNIDFDYRMLRQSFKRLGYDFKINTLDTIPLAKKLIPDEVSYSLGKLVKSLGIPLTNHHRAEGDARATLELFKLLISKDIENEIIQKQHDESNAKTYINKIKELTQDLPNDKGFVYFQDEAGRIMFSDYVQDINKFSKKVFNSKSKKWEQIQKDVEQINFELTGTDIIAKLILNSKNIKKKEVLPFGLYFRNNKYVVEKNKLNKTEKPVLKFRSFTQGTKAVQFIGSQEEFKDFSVLKQKIEFRKRNELWLGPGRKLGEKLFLIIENGKVVSFGFYELFTQIQTLSKLAKLKIDLPLSSTDLNNELQLALLRADFETLPLPK
- a CDS encoding thiamine pyrophosphate-dependent enzyme, with amino-acid sequence MAKNIAEQIVEMLENANVKRIYAVTGDSLNHLNIAVKKSSIQWIHVRHEEVGAYAAAAEAELDGLAVCAGSCGPGHVHLINGVYEAHRSHVPMLVIASTIPSDEMGMDYFQETNTIKLFDDCSYYNQMITRPEQVQRTVQTAIQHAISKKGVAVIGLPGDVSELDAEDGSTSTQIFKTNPVIRPSDDELKSLSELVNKSKKVTLYCGIGAAEARDEVITLSKLLKAPVGYSFRGKMAIQPNNPNEVGLTGLLGFPSAYHAMHEADLVILLGTDFPYQKFMPVKNKIVQIDESPERLGRRAKLDLGLAGDVKETIKALLPLLDEKTDVHFLNEQLAFYDKVKENQLEYVKDSGKENAIQPEYVAHTLDKLAENDAIFTVDTGMCCVWGARFITGTGERKMLGSFNHGSMANAMPMAIGAALAHPEKQVIALCGDGGLSMLLGDMATIFQYKLPIKLIVFNNRTLGMVKLEMEVGGMPDNETDMINPDFAMIAHAMGYPGKNVHLPKDVESAIKECLDYKGPYLLNIFTNPNALALPPKVEFDQIMGMTKSMAQLMLGGKMDEVFETVKTNYKHIKGLL